TTCGGACTCGTCGTCCTCGGCGGCGTCGCCGCCGTCCTCCTCGTTCACGGCCGGCTCGTGACGCCCGCGGCCGCCCTCCTCGTCGTGTTCTCGTGGGCCACCTACCGGAGCTGGCAGTCATTCGAGGCCGCCCGCGAGGCCGGCGTCACACCCGGCGTCACGCTCCGCCCTGACGCCGCGTACCTCTTCTTCTGGTTCGTCCCGCTCGCGCTCGCGCTGCTCGTCGGCGCGCTCGAGTACGCGCTCCGGACCGGTCTGGGCGGGTGGTTCGACGGGCGGCGTCTCGAGTGACGAGGTGCTCGTGATTGTTCGCGTCGAAACGTAGCGGGAGGTAGATTTGAACCACGGTCGCAGCGAAGCTGCTCCCTGGTTCAAATCTACTCGTCGTATTTTCGACGCTCACCGCACTCGTCACTCCGTTCCTCGTGATTGTTCGCGTCGAAAAGTAGCGGGAGGTAGATTTGAACTACCGATCTGCGGGTTATGAGCCCGCCGGAATCTCCTGGCTATCCCATCCCGCTGGCTCTTCCTAACCCGGTTCGGTAGTTAAGGGTTGTGATTCGGATGCCGTATGCGGGTTTCTATCGCCCGCTGCGGTGGACCTTCCAGGTGTAGAGGCTCTCGAAGGTGTAGTTGACGAAGAAGCCGATTCCGATCCCGATCACGTTCGCCGCCAGATACCAGACGCCGAAGCCGTAGACGAGAACCGCGAGCACGCTCAGGCTCACCAGAAGCCCCGCGAGCCGGACCAGGTTCGAGCGCAGAAATCGCCGTCCGAGCGCTCGAGAGCCCGACTTGCCGTGCGAGTCGAACGTCCAGCGCTCGTTGACGACGAAGATGACGGCGATCGCCAGCTCCCAGGCGATCACCTTCGCGAGCACCGGTCCGAGAACCGTCAGCTCGACGAGCAGGACGAGAACGGCGTTGTCGACGGTCGCGCCGACGAAGCCGACCGAGGCGAACTGGGCGAAGCGTTCGCTCGAGCGCAGGGCGGCGAGCCGGGAGCGGACGACCGCCGCGAGGGAGTCGGTCATCGTCGGGGTGGTGTCGACTGCTCGTCGCTCGAGTCGTCGACCGGTTCTCTGCGTTGGCGCTCCATTCGAGGCTCCTCGTCCGTACCCACCCCAGCCGACCGGTAAAGCGTTCCGGACGGGGGTGTCCTCGCCGCCCCGCGACGGTTTTCAGTCGGTCGTTCGCCCGGCCCATCGTCGAACCCGCCGGGTGCTGCCGACGACGAGTTCTCGAGCGACCGGGGCGCCGTCGTAGAGCCAGAGGAGCGTCGCCGCGAGGAGGAGCCCCAGCTGTGCCCACATGTACGTCGACGGATCGCCCGCGAGCAGTTCGTGCCAGTACTCGCCGACCATCGCGGCGAACCGGTCGGTGAACCCGACCCGCCGCTCGTCGGCCTGAACGGGCGCGACCGGCCAGAGGACTCGCTCGAGTGGAAGGTGGCCGGCTTCAGCGTACGCCGGGAGCACGTCGGCCGGGAGGTGCAACAGGTAGCCGACTCCGAACGCGACGCCGACGCGAGGCCGGCCGAGCAGGCGGGCGCCCG
Above is a genomic segment from Natrononativus amylolyticus containing:
- a CDS encoding metal-dependent hydrolase produces the protein MWPWEHAVVGYLAYSLFCHLYYRESPGGLEALVVVFASVLPDLIDKPLAWEFGVFESGYALGHSVFFAVPLALLVGTGARLLGRPRVGVAFGVGYLLHLPADVLPAYAEAGHLPLERVLWPVAPVQADERRVGFTDRFAAMVGEYWHELLAGDPSTYMWAQLGLLLAATLLWLYDGAPVARELVVGSTRRVRRWAGRTTD
- a CDS encoding GtrA family protein, whose product is MTDSLAAVVRSRLAALRSSERFAQFASVGFVGATVDNAVLVLLVELTVLGPVLAKVIAWELAIAVIFVVNERWTFDSHGKSGSRALGRRFLRSNLVRLAGLLVSLSVLAVLVYGFGVWYLAANVIGIGIGFFVNYTFESLYTWKVHRSGR